The Bacteroidota bacterium genome has a window encoding:
- a CDS encoding DinB family protein, with protein MKTILLRYVTYNQWANDRLLSFVSENFKPEQLEQSIVSSFPSVRTTLLHLWGAECIWLMRLKGESPTTWKWMEFGGSFQELYGEIIENDKAWIDFIETSGDAFLQTQFRYKSLDGTEYHNMVAEAVLHCMNHSTFHRGQLITMFRQLGFKKLFSTDLIAFSRD; from the coding sequence ATGAAAACCATCCTCCTTCGCTACGTCACCTACAACCAGTGGGCCAACGACCGGCTCTTGTCGTTTGTCTCGGAGAATTTTAAACCGGAACAACTGGAGCAGTCCATCGTGAGCAGCTTCCCGTCGGTGCGGACGACCTTGTTGCACCTGTGGGGTGCGGAATGCATCTGGCTGATGCGCCTGAAGGGCGAATCCCCGACTACCTGGAAGTGGATGGAGTTCGGCGGTAGTTTTCAGGAATTGTACGGTGAGATCATCGAGAACGACAAAGCCTGGATCGATTTCATCGAAACCAGCGGGGATGCATTTTTACAGACCCAATTCCGGTACAAGTCGCTGGACGGTACGGAGTATCACAACATGGTCGCCGAAGCCGTGCTGCATTGCATGAACCACAGCACCTTTCATCGTGGTCAGTTGATCACGATGTTCCGGCAGTTGGGTTTTAAAAAACTGTTCTCGACGGATTTGATTGCGTTTTCCCGGGATTAA
- a CDS encoding peptidoglycan DD-metalloendopeptidase family protein, whose product MVQRYLFSVLLFALVSMMTRAEQPRSESRTVPNRHLVSGNPEPPSPARAVRVDVSSGECLSLTDMEQMKVDIRTNIERLKLQRPDLLQRRSQVHPLFAWPVRSKAGFSDYGYYTVQNFVDHDWGFPNLLEDWNCGMRTYDWGTGNHAGTDIILWPYPWRRMDEQVMEVVAAAPGVIINKVDGNFDRQCVNNGTGVWNAIHLLHADSSQSWYLHFKSGSLTTKGVGDYVSEGEYLGTAGSSGSSNWPHLHFQVLDNTGALIDPYQGPCNNFNPDSWWQSQPDYIIPRINRILTKSTTTEYYSCPDPEITYEKDTFAWGDSLVLQLYYRDLDNNARTTLRILDPNGVQQITWDFDSPWLFGATTWVQWYYVLNNWWTPGTWTFAADFGGNSYAHSFVIEAPVGIDPAEPLLDFIMSPNPAAERLMMSFQSPKSQNLELKILDATGRCIVSRALDVVAGKQTVEQPIDGLSAGIYQLQLAGNGKSLSRKLIVR is encoded by the coding sequence ATGGTGCAACGCTACCTGTTCTCCGTATTGCTCTTCGCTTTGGTATCCATGATGACACGGGCGGAACAACCGCGAAGTGAATCCCGCACGGTCCCCAATCGGCATCTGGTCTCGGGCAACCCCGAGCCCCCATCTCCTGCTCGTGCAGTACGCGTCGATGTGTCGTCAGGCGAGTGCCTGTCCTTAACGGATATGGAACAGATGAAGGTTGATATCCGGACGAACATCGAGCGTTTGAAGTTGCAACGCCCCGACCTTCTGCAGCGGCGTTCGCAGGTTCATCCGCTTTTCGCCTGGCCGGTTCGATCCAAGGCGGGTTTTTCCGATTATGGCTACTATACCGTCCAGAACTTCGTCGATCATGATTGGGGATTTCCCAACCTCCTGGAGGACTGGAATTGCGGTATGCGTACCTACGACTGGGGGACCGGCAACCATGCAGGAACCGATATCATCCTTTGGCCCTATCCCTGGCGGAGGATGGACGAACAGGTGATGGAAGTTGTGGCGGCTGCTCCCGGCGTCATCATCAACAAGGTCGACGGTAATTTCGACCGGCAGTGCGTGAACAATGGTACCGGAGTCTGGAACGCCATTCATCTTCTGCATGCCGACAGTTCGCAGTCGTGGTACCTCCATTTCAAGTCCGGCTCACTCACGACAAAAGGTGTGGGCGATTATGTTTCGGAAGGCGAGTACCTCGGAACGGCCGGCAGCTCCGGCAGTTCCAATTGGCCCCACTTGCATTTCCAGGTTCTGGATAACACCGGTGCACTGATCGATCCCTACCAGGGTCCCTGTAACAATTTCAACCCGGATTCCTGGTGGCAGTCACAGCCGGATTACATCATTCCACGCATCAACAGGATCCTGACGAAATCCACTACCACGGAATACTATTCCTGTCCCGACCCCGAAATCACCTACGAGAAAGACACCTTTGCCTGGGGCGATTCGCTCGTCCTGCAACTCTATTACCGGGACCTCGACAACAATGCACGAACAACGCTCCGTATCCTGGATCCGAATGGCGTACAACAGATCACGTGGGACTTCGACAGCCCGTGGCTTTTCGGTGCGACTACCTGGGTCCAGTGGTACTATGTGCTCAACAATTGGTGGACGCCGGGTACCTGGACTTTCGCCGCAGACTTCGGCGGGAATTCGTATGCTCACTCCTTTGTGATTGAGGCGCCAGTAGGAATTGACCCGGCTGAGCCTTTGTTGGATTTTATCATGAGTCCGAATCCTGCCGCAGAACGACTGATGATGAGTTTCCAGTCTCCTAAGAGCCAAAATCTTGAATTGAAGATCCTTGATGCGACCGGACGATGTATTGTAAGCCGTGCGCTTGATGTCGTCGCCGGTAAGCAAACGGTGGAGCAGCCGATTGATGGCTTGTCGGCCGGCATCTATCAATTGCAACTGGCAGGCAATGGCAAATCGCTCAGCCGAAAGCTGATCGTACGCTGA